The following proteins are encoded in a genomic region of Canis lupus familiaris isolate Mischka breed German Shepherd chromosome 6, alternate assembly UU_Cfam_GSD_1.0, whole genome shotgun sequence:
- the LOC102151823 gene encoding mucin-12-like isoform X4 encodes MLVIWIVTLSLWLGLPATATQGETTIIPTVPASSEPTASTHVSHTTDAGHSTVRSRPGDLSTSPAVSGPTATGVPQESTDHGTISDSPPPPDSSATTFTKGDASPMSTSSPTESLATSPGSGPSASPSATESTFSTIVSESSEYTVASYTTGSPSPSSQEDSSTTTLTTGHSTTALSALPSVFTTVSALTGTTVTSETSYTVGDGSSASPSGSGQPSTTVSVSAQTTTGLVDGSTVYPGTPHSSEPTGIPHSTTSGEDAVSASTPTTAGPFTTHADGGHTTTSLAAGSTIYTATAPSELSTPSFSTTASRSTDSAIPTSTSSPSELSTPTVVTGQAGSTPTGETTIIPTVPASSEPTASTHVSHTTDAGRSTVPSGPGDLSTSPAVSGPTATGVPQESTDHGTISDSPPPPDSSATTFTKGDASPMSTSSPTESLATSPGSGPSASPSATESTFSTIVSESSEYTVASYTTGSPSPSSQEDSSTTTLTTGHSTTALSALPSVFTTVSALTGNDRYFRNLLYELSTPSFSTTASHSTDSEIPTSTSSPSELSTPTVVTGQAGSTPTGETTIIPTESTDHGTISDSPQPPDSSATTFTKALPPFRQLPSVFTTVSALTGNDRYFRNLLYAQTTTGLVDGSTVYPGTPHSSEPTGSTIYTATAPLRVVHTILFHYCLPAAQIVRFPPPHRAPESTDHGTISDSPPPPDSSATTFTKGDHYRPFGIALRLHNCVCFDRNDRYFRNLLYELSTPSFSTTASHSTDSEIPTSTSSPSELSTHTVVTGQAGSTPTGETTIIPTVPASSEPTASTHVSHTTDAGRSTVPSRPGDLSTSPAVSGPTATGVPQESTDHGTISDSPQPPDSSATTFTKGDASPMSTSSPTESLATSPGSGPSASPSATESTFSTIVSESSEYTVASYTTGSPSPSSQEDSSTTTLTTGHSTTALSALPSVFTTVSALTETTVTSETSYTVGDGSSASPSGPGQLSTTVSVSAQTTTGLVDGSSVYPGTPHSSEPTGISHSTTSGEDAVSASTPTTAGPFTTHADGGHTTTSLAAGSTIYTATAPSELSTPSFSTTASHSTDSEIPTSTSSPSELSTHTVVTGQAGSTPTGETTIIPTVPASSEPTASTHVSHTTDAGRSTVPSRPGDLSTSPAVSGPTATGVPQESTDHGTISDSPQPPDSSATTFTKGDASPMSTSSPTESLATSPGSGPSASPSATESTFSTIVSESSEYTVASYTTGSPSPSSQEDSSTTTLTTGHSTTALSALPSVFTTVSALTETTVTSETSYTVGDGSSVSPSGPGQLSTTVSVSAQTTTGLVDGSSVYPGTPHSSEPTGISHSTTSGEDAVSASTPTTAGPFTTHADGGHTTTSLAAGSTIYTATAPLRVVHTILFHYCLPQHRYLTQCYGVYFLHDRLRVIGIHSGFLYYRLSKSLEPGRLFHHHPDHWTQHYRPFGIALRLHNCVCFDRNDRYFRNLLYAPPAERMQFLLPHQRLLALLLPMLMADTQPHLLLQGPRSTPPLRPQELSTPSFSTTASHSTDSEIPTSTSSPSELSTHTVVTGQAGSTPTGETTIIPTVPASSEPTASTHVSHTTDAGRSTVPSRPGDLSTSPAVSGPTATGVPQESTDHGTISDSPQPPDSSATTFTKGDASPMSTSSPTESLATSPGSGPSASPSATESTFSTIVSESSEYTVASYTTGSPSPSEPGRLFHHHPDHWTQHYRPFGVALRLHNCVCFDRKRPLLQKPPIRWVTEAPRPLQVRASLSTTVSVSAQTTTGLVDGSTVYPGTPHSSEPTGISHSTTSGEDAVSASTPTTAGPFTTHADGGHTTTSLAAGSTIYTATAPSELSTPSFSTTASRSTDSAIPTSTSSPSELSTPTVVTGQAGSTPTGETTIIPTVPASSEPTASTHVSHTTDAGRSTVPSGPGDLSTSPAVSGPTATGVPQESTDHGTISDSPPPPDSSATTFTKGDASPMSTSSPTESLATSPGSGPSASPSATESTFSTIVSESSEYTVASYTTGSPSPSSQEDSSTTTLTTGHSTTALSALPSVFTTVSALTGTTVTSETSYTVGDGSSASPSGSGQPSTTVSVSAQTTTGLVDGSTVYPGTPHSSEPTGIPHSTTSGEDAVSASTPTTAGPFTTHADGGHTTTSLAAGSTIYTATAPSELSTPSFSTTASRSTDSVIPTSTSSPSELSTHTVVTGQAGSTPTGETTIIPTVPASSEPTASTHVSHTTDAGHSTVPSRPGDLSTSPAVSGPTATGVPQESTDHSTMSHSSAVTHSFSSTFTEVDKSHIPTSSSRQCHNGTIWNGKECVCAQGFFGYQCKSLVDSFFIEIPEKINATLGVTVKVTNRNFTKDLNNISSSVYQNFTQLFKSQMDKAYMGKDFPQYRGVIIRRLFNGSVVVEHDVVMETNYTSDFQKLFENLIEIITVKIMNETKRLPGDSEECRAASLHLCYNEEATIVNKTVKLGFDLQEQCTQKAAKDYAQFYYVDELDGKLACVTKCTSGTKSQLNCHEGECQLQRSGPRCLCPTSDTHWYWGETCALRTSKSLVYGSVGAVGALLVVMVVVLIILLGRSQRKLHRQEYKLSREWQGEDIPGSFQNTGIWEDENLKEDRFSLENIYDHFQPSLENVDPTMEFHIQRPRVVTTVQ; translated from the exons GCGAGACAACCATCATCCCCACTGTGCCAGCTTCATCTGAGCCCACGGCGTCAACCCACGTTTCCCATACCACAGACGCCGGCCATTCCACCGTCCGATCGAGGCCAGGAGACCTGTCTACCAGCCCGGCTGTCTCAGGACCGACTGCTACTGGTGTCCCCCAGGAATCCACGGACCACGGCACCATCTCTGATTCTCCTCCACCTCCGGACTCATCGGCAACCACTTTTACCAAGGGTGATGCAAGTCCCATGTCTACGTCAAGTCCCACCGAGTCTTTAGCCACTTCCCCGGGTTCGGGACCGTCAGCCTCACCCAGTGCTACGGAGTCTACTTTCTCCACGATCGTCTCAGAGTCATCGGAATACACAGTGGCTTCCTATACTACAGGCTCTCCAAGTCCCTCAAGCCAGGAAGACTCTTCCACCACCACCCTGACCACTGGACACAGCACTACCGCCCTTTCGGCGTTGCCCTCCGTCTTCACAACTGTGTCTGCTTTGACCGGAACGACCGTTACTTCAGAAACCTCCTATACGGTGGGTGACGGAAGCTCCGCGTCCCCTTCAGGTTCGGGCCAGCCGTCGACCACCGTCTCTGTCTCAGCACAGACGACCACGGGCCTCGTGGACGGATCCACTGtgtatccaggcacccctcactcaTCAGAGCCAACGGGTATCCCACACAGCACCACCAGCGGAGAGGATGCAGTTTCTGCTTCCACACCAACGACTGCTGGCCCTTTTACTACCCATGCTGATGGCGGACACACAACCACATCTCTTGCTGCAGGGTCCACGATCTACACCGCCACTGCCCCCTCAGAGTTGTCCACACCATCCTTTTCCACTACTGCCTCCCGCAGCACAGATAGTGCGATTCCCACCTCCACATCGAGCCCCAGTGAGCTCTCTACCCCCACTGTGGTCACTGGGCAAGCCGGCTCCACTCCCACAGGCGAGACAACCATCATCCCCACTGTGCCAGCTTCATCTGAGCCCACGGCGTCAACCCACGTTTCCCATACCACAGACGCCGGCCGTTCCACCGTCCCATCGGGGCCAGGAGACCTGTCTACCAGCCCGGCTGTCTCAGGACCGACTGCTACTGGTGTCCCCCAGGAATCCACGGACCACGGCACCATCTCTGATTCTCCTCCACCTCCGGACTCATCGGCAACCACTTTTACCAAGGGTGATGCAAGTCCTATGTCTACGTCAAGTCCCACCGAGTCTTTAGCCACTTCCCCGGGTTCGGGACCGTCAGCCTCACCCAGTGCTACGGAGTCTACTTTCTCCACGATCGTCTCAGAGTCATCGGAATACACAGTGGCTTCCTATACTACAGGCTCTCCAAGTCCCTCGAGCCAGGAAGACTCTTCCACCACCACCCTGACCACTGGACACAGCACTACCGCCCTTTCGGCATTGCCCTCCGTCTTCACAACTGTGTCTGCTTTGACCGGAAACGACCGTTACTTCAGAAACCTCCTATACG AGTTGTCCACACCATCCTTTTCCACTACTGCCTCCCACAGCACAGATAGTGAGATTCCCACCTCCACATCGAGCCCCAGTGAGCTCTCTACCCCCACTGTGGTCACTGGGCAAGCCGGCTCCACTCCCACAGGCGAGACAACCATCATCCCCACT GAATCCACGGACCACGGCACCATCTCTGATTCTCCTCAACCTCCGGACTCATCGGCAACCACTTTTACCAAGG CACTACCGCCCTTTCGGCAGTTGCCCTCCGTCTTCACAACTGTGTCTGCTTTGACCGGAAACGACCGTTACTTCAGAAACCTCCTATACG CACAGACGACCACGGGCCTCGTGGACGGATCCACTGtgtatccaggcacccctcactcaTCAGAGCCAACGG GGTCCACGATCTACACCGCCACTGCGCCCCTCAGAGTTGTCCACACCATCCTTTTCCACTACTGCCTCCCAGCAGCACAGATAGTGCGATTCCCACCTCCACATCGAGCCCCA GAATCCACGGACCACGGCACCATCTCTGATTCTCCTCCACCTCCGGACTCATCGGCAACCACTTTTACCAAGGGTGAT CACTACCGCCCTTTCGGCATTGCCCTCCGTCTTCACAACTGTGTCTGCTTTGACCGAAACGACCGTTACTTCAGAAACCTCCTATACG AGTTGTCCACACCATCCTTTTCCACTACTGCCTCCCACAGCACAGATAGTGAGATTCCCACCTCCACATCGAGCCCCAGTGAGCTCTCTACCCACACTGTGGTCACTGGGCAAGCCGGCTCCACTCCCACAGGCGAGACAACCATCATCCCCACTGTGCCAGCTTCATCTGAGCCCACGGCGTCAACCCACGTTTCCCATACCACAGACGCCGGCCGTTCCACCGTCCCATCGAGGCCAGGAGACCTGTCTACCAGCCCGGCTGTCTCAGGACCGACTGCTACTGGTGTCCCCCAGGAATCCACGGACCACGGCACCATCTCTGATTCTCCTCAACCTCCGGACTCATCGGCAACCACTTTTACCAAGGGTGATGCAAGTCCCATGTCTACGTCAAGTCCCACCGAGTCTTTAGCCACTTCCCCGGGTTCGGGACCGTCAGCCTCACCCAGTGCTACGGAGTCTACTTTCTCCACGATCGTCTCAGAGTCATCGGAATACACAGTGGCTTCCTATACTACAGGCTCTCCAAGTCCCTCGAGCCAGGAAGACTCTTCCACCACCACCCTGACCACTGGACACAGCACTACCGCCCTTTCGGCATTGCCCTCCGTCTTCACAACTGTGTCTGCTTTGACCGAAACGACCGTTACTTCAGAAACCTCCTATACGGTGGGTGACGGAAGCTCCGCGTCCCCTTCAGGTCCGGGCCAGCTGTCGACCACCGTCTCTGTCTCAGCACAGACGACCACGGGCCTCGTGGACGGATCCAGTGtgtatccaggcacccctcactcaTCAGAGCCAACGGGTATCTCACACAGCACCACCAGCGGAGAGGATGCAGTTTCTGCTTCCACACCAACGACTGCTGGCCCTTTTACTACCCATGCTGATGGCGGACACACAACCACATCTCTTGCTGCAGGGTCCACGATCTACACCGCCACTGCGCCCTCGGAGTTGTCCACACCATCCTTTTCCACTACTGCCTCCCACAGCACAGATAGTGAGATTCCCACCTCCACATCGAGCCCCAGTGAGCTCTCTACCCACACTGTGGTCACTGGGCAAGCCGGCTCCACTCCCACAGGCGAGACAACCATCATCCCCACTGTGCCAGCTTCATCTGAGCCCACGGCGTCAACCCACGTTTCCCATACCACAGACGCCGGCCGTTCCACCGTCCCATCGAGGCCAGGAGACCTGTCTACCAGCCCGGCTGTCTCAGGACCGACTGCTACTGGTGTCCCCCAGGAATCCACGGACCACGGCACCATCTCTGATTCTCCTCAACCTCCGGACTCATCGGCAACCACTTTTACCAAGGGTGATGCAAGTCCCATGTCTACGTCAAGTCCCACCGAGTCTTTAGCCACTTCCCCGGGTTCGGGACCGTCAGCCTCACCCAGTGCTACGGAGTCTACTTTCTCCACGATCGTCTCAGAGTCATCGGAATACACAGTGGCTTCCTATACTACAGGCTCTCCAAGTCCCTCGAGCCAGGAAGACTCTTCCACCACCACCCTGACCACTGGACACAGCACTACCGCCCTTTCGGCATTGCCCTCCGTCTTCACAACTGTGTCTGCTTTGACCGAAACGACCGTTACTTCAGAAACCTCCTATACGGTGGGTGACGGAAGCTCCGTGTCCCCTTCAGGTCCGGGCCAGCTGTCGACCACCGTCTCTGTCTCAGCACAGACGACCACGGGCCTCGTGGACGGATCCAGTGtgtatccaggcacccctcactcaTCAGAGCCAACGGGTATCTCACACAGCACCACCAGCGGAGAGGATGCAGTTTCTGCTTCCACACCAACGACTGCTGGCCCTTTTACTACCCATGCTGATGGCGGACACACAACCACATCTCTTGCTGCAGGGTCCACGATCTACACCGCCACTGCGCCCCTCAGAGTTGTCCACACCATCCTTTTCCACTACTGCCTCCCACAGCACAGATA CCTCACCCAGTGCTACGGAGTCTACTTTCTCCACGATCGTCTCAGAGTCATCGGAATACACAGTGGCTTCCTATACTACAGGCTCTCCAAGTCCCTCGAGCCAGGAAGACTCTTCCACCACCACCCTGACCACTGGACACAGCACTACCGCCCTTTCGGCATTGCCCTCCGTCTTCACAACTGTGTCTGCTTTGACCGAAACGACCGTTACTTCAGAAACCTCCTATACG CACCACCAGCGGAGAGGATGCAGTTTCTGCTTCCACACCAACGACTGCTGGCCCTTTTACTACCCATGCTGATGGCGGACACACAACCACATCTCTTGCTGCAGGGTCCACGATCTACACCGCCACTGCGCCCTCAGGAGTTGTCCACACCATCCTTTTCCACTACTGCCTCCCACAGCACAGATAGTGAGATTCCCACCTCCACATCGAGCCCCAGTGAGCTCTCTACCCACACTGTGGTCACTGGGCAAGCCGGCTCCACTCCCACAGGCGAGACAACCATCATCCCCACTGTGCCAGCTTCATCTGAGCCCACGGCGTCAACCCACGTTTCCCATACCACAGACGCCGGCCGTTCCACCGTCCCATCGAGGCCAGGAGACCTGTCTACCAGCCCGGCTGTCTCAGGACCGACTGCTACTGGTGTCCCCCAGGAATCCACGGACCACGGCACCATCTCTGATTCTCCTCAACCTCCGGACTCATCGGCAACCACTTTTACCAAGGGTGATGCAAGTCCCATGTCTACGTCAAGTCCCACCGAGTCTTTAGCCACTTCCCCGGGTTCGGGACCGTCAGCCTCACCCAGTGCTACGGAGTCTACTTTCTCCACGATCGTCTCAGAGTCATCGGAATACACAGTGGCTTCCTATACTACAGGCTCTCCAAGTCCCTCAGAGCCAGGAAGACTCTTCCACCACCACCCTGACCACTGGACACAGCACTACCGCCCTTTCGGCGTTGCCCTCCGTCTTCACAACTGTGTCTGCTTTGACCGGAAACGACCGTTACTTCAGAAACCTCCTATACGGTGGGTGACGGAAGCTCCGCGTCCCCTTCAGGTCCGGGCCAGCCTGTCGACCACCGTCTCTGTCTCAGCACAGACGACCACGGGCCTCGTGGACGGATCCACTGtgtatccaggcacccctcactcaTCAGAGCCAACGGGTATCTCACACAGCACCACCAGCGGAGAGGATGCAGTTTCTGCTTCCACACCAACGACTGCTGGCCCTTTTACTACCCATGCTGATGGCGGACACACAACCACATCTCTTGCTGCAGGGTCCACGATCTACACCGCCACTGCCCCCTCAGAGTTGTCCACACCATCCTTTTCCACTACTGCCTCCCGCAGCACAGATAGTGCGATTCCCACCTCCACATCGAGCCCCAGTGAGCTCTCTACCCCCACTGTGGTCACTGGGCAAGCCGGCTCCACTCCCACAGGCGAGACAACCATCATCCCCACTGTGCCAGCTTCATCTGAGCCCACGGCGTCAACCCACGTTTCCCATACCACAGACGCCGGCCGTTCCACCGTCCCATCGGGGCCAGGAGACCTGTCTACCAGCCCGGCTGTCTCAGGACCGACTGCTACTGGTGTCCCCCAGGAATCCACGGACCACGGCACCATCTCTGATTCTCCTCCACCTCCGGACTCATCGGCAACCACTTTTACCAAGGGTGATGCAAGTCCCATGTCTACGTCAAGTCCCACCGAGTCTTTAGCCACTTCCCCGGGTTCGGGACCGTCAGCCTCACCCAGTGCTACGGAGTCTACTTTCTCCACGATCGTCTCAGAGTCATCGGAATACACAGTGGCTTCCTATACTACAGGCTCTCCAAGTCCCTCAAGCCAGGAAGACTCTTCCACCACCACCCTGACCACTGGACACAGCACTACCGCCCTTTCGGCGTTGCCCTCCGTCTTCACAACTGTGTCTGCTTTGACCGGAACGACCGTTACTTCAGAAACCTCCTATACGGTGGGTGACGGAAGCTCCGCGTCCCCTTCAGGTTCGGGCCAGCCGTCGACCACCGTCTCTGTCTCAGCACAGACGACCACGGGCCTCGTGGACGGATCCACTGtgtatccaggcacccctcactcaTCAGAGCCAACGGGTATCCCACACAGCACCACCAGCGGAGAGGATGCAGTTTCTGCTTCCACACCAACGACTGCTGGCCCTTTTACTACCCATGCTGATGGCGGACACACAACCACATCTCTTGCTGCAGGGTCCACGATCTACACCGCCACTGCCCCCTCAGAGTTGTCCACACCATCCTTTTCCACTACTGCCTCCCGCAGCACAGATAGTGTGATTCCCACCTCCACATCGAGCCCCAGTGAGCTCTCTACCCACACTGTGGTCACTGGGCAAGCCGGCTCCACTCCCACAGGCGAGACAACCATCATCCCCACTGTGCCAGCTTCATCTGAGCCCACGGCGTCAACCCACGTTTCCCATACCACAGACGCCGGCCATTCCACCGTCCCATCGAGGCCAGGAGACCTGTCTACCAGCCCGGCTGTCTCAGGACCGACTGCTACTGGTGTCCCCCAAGAGTCCACGGACCATAGCACCATGTCTCATTCCTCTGCAGTCACACACTCATTTTCAAGCACTTTCACTGAAGTGGATAAAAGTCACATCCCCACATCAAGTTCCC GGCAGTGCCACAATGGGACCATATGGAACGGAAAAGAGTGTGTCTGTGCCCAAGGCTTCTTTGGTTACCAGTGCAAGTCCCTTGTGGACTCATTCTTCATCG AAATCCCGGAAAAAATCAATGCCACCTTAGGTGTGACAGTGAAAGTGACTAATAGGAATTTCACAAAAGACCTGAATAACATATCCTCCTCAGTCTACCAGAATTTCACTCAACTATTCAAGAGTCAG atGGATAAAGCTTATATGGGCAAAGACTTTCCCCAGTACAGAGGCGTGATCATTAGGAGACTgtt CAATGGCAGTGTTGTGGTGGAACATGATGTTGTCATGGAGACAAACTACACTTCAGATTTTCAGAAACTGTTTGAAAACCTCATTGAAATCATAACGGTCAAGATTATGAATGAGACCAAAAGGCTACCTGGTGATTCGGAAGAGTGCAGAG CAGCCTCCTTACATCTGTGCTACAATGAGGAAGCCACCATTGTGAACAAGACTGTGAAGCTGGGCTTTGACCTGCAGG AGCAATGCACCCAGAAGGCTGCAAAGGACTATGCCCAGTTCTACTATGTGGATGAACTGGATGGGAAGCTGGCCTGTGTGACCAAGTGCACTTCTGGGACTAAGTCGCAACTGAACTGTCATGAGGGTGAATGCCAGTTGCAACGAAGTGGCCCCCGCTGTTT ATGCCCGACCTCAGACACGCACTGGTACTGGGGAGAGACTTGTGCATTGAGAACCAGCAAGAGCCTGGTGTATGGTAGTGTGGGAGCTGTGGGAGCACTGCTGGTGGTCATGGTGGTGGTCCTGATCATCCTCCTCGGCCGATCCCAGAGAAAATTGCACAG GCAAGAATACAAACTGTCTCGGGAGTGGCAAGGAGAAGACATTCCTGGCAGCTTCCAGAACACAGGCATCTGGGAAG ATGAGAATCTGAAGGAGGACAGATTCAGCCTTGAAAACATCTATGACCATTTCCAGCCCTCCCTGGAGAACGTGGATCCCACCATGGAG ttCCACATCCAGAGGCCCAGGGTGGTGACCACTGTTCAGTGA